The Epinephelus lanceolatus isolate andai-2023 chromosome 17, ASM4190304v1, whole genome shotgun sequence region AGTTTAGCCTCCGTGTTTAATTATGTCTTTGTTTAATGAGTCGGTTGTAGTCATagtaaatgataataaatatgTAGGCTCGTTGtgttatcctttttttttatctatttgttATAATATTTTGCTGGTCAATACATAGAGCGGTACACGTTATGTAAGTCAATGTAACCTTTGTCTATGCATATCCGGTTTCTGTGAAagagattatttatttatttatttttaatcaacCATTATTTTTGAGCTCTCAAACATCCCCCCTTTTCCCTTCTCTCTAGGAACTGCTTGTACAAACTATGTTACAGAGACTCCAGACTCGGATTCAGCATATCATCAGTCGGCAGCCACTTGACCTGgattaccttgaatttgtgtgtTCTCAGGAGGCTGTTCTTTTCAGTGCTGTTTCTGCCCAGGTCCTGATCCCAAAAGCCATTGTAGATGCACTTACAGAGCTGCACAAGTTGGTTGTTGAAGAGAGAGACAATCAGGTCCCCATAATATTTGTGCAGGTTTGTCATGGAGCTACCGGGCGTCCAAGATTCGATATTTCTCCAGATTCACTGTTACATTTCATCAACCAAGAGCTTCCTGTGCCCTGTATTGCTAACTTGATGGGAGTGTCCACTCGCTCTATCTATAGGAGAATGAGAGAGTTTGGCTTTTCTGTCAGAGCACGCTATAGCACCTGTTCAAACATGGAGTTGGACCGTTtgatcactgaaataaaaaaagaaatgcctcATGCTGGGTACCGCTTAGTTAAAGGAAGCTTGAAGGCCCGAGGATTCAGAGTGCAGTGGGAGAGGGTGCGGGCCTCTATGCACCGCGTGGACACTGTTGGCATCCTATGTCGGTTGAACCAGTTAGGGTGTGTTGTGCGTCGCACCTACTCAGTTCCTGGCCCCAAAGCTCTGGTCCATGTTGACACCAATCACAAACTAATACGGTATGTTTGGATTTGATGCAATATAAATGAAAgatatttcatttatatttttttgctgGCTGTACTATAATGATGTCTTTGGTCTAACCAGGTacaacactgtcatttttggtGCTGTGGATGGCTTCTCAAGAAAGGTGCAATTCATGtgacataaaaaacatttaagag contains the following coding sequences:
- the LOC144458421 gene encoding uncharacterized protein LOC144458421, with the translated sequence MVRLELLVQTMLQRLQTRIQHIISRQPLDLDYLEFVCSQEAVLFSAVSAQVLIPKAIVDALTELHKLVVEERDNQVPIIFVQVCHGATGRPRFDISPDSLLHFINQELPVPCIANLMGVSTRSIYRRMREFGFSVRARYSTCSNMELDRLITEIKKEMPHAGYRLVKGSLKARGFRVQWERVRASMHRVDTVGILCRLNQLGCVVRRTYSVPGPKALVHVDTNHKLIRYVWI